One region of Mucilaginibacter sp. 14171R-50 genomic DNA includes:
- a CDS encoding NTP transferase domain-containing protein — protein MTLNDHKKHSAIARPAMGNFGRNEWAILGGPCTVIKFLADQIITALSPQYQCAYADTSHKDDMIGMPGKLASGAALEYIDQLNHSQLNYKAALTPFTQRELFSGMDMVLVNGNHQQAKAQIVIIDINKRASLQRRLDQLSNVELFLFADNASEVPDFIQEALPNWQKIQTLKLNDDTLQIINFFKNKLQQARPVLNGLVLAGGKSARMGYDKGAVNWYGKEQRYHMADLLKRYCDEVFISCRDIDQQQQIDKGYLSLPDTFTNLGPLGGILSAFREHPDRAWLVVACDLPLINEDVLQHLIANRNTATIATAYKSDQNAFPEPLITIYEPKSYPTLLQFLAQGYSCPRKVLINSDITLLQPAPPDALANVNTPEELDRIKRIIDQKITTTNAS, from the coding sequence GTGACTTTAAACGATCATAAAAAGCACAGCGCTATTGCCCGGCCTGCTATGGGCAATTTTGGCCGTAATGAATGGGCAATACTGGGCGGGCCCTGCACCGTTATTAAATTCCTTGCCGACCAGATCATTACGGCATTATCACCTCAATACCAATGTGCTTACGCCGATACCTCACATAAAGATGATATGATAGGTATGCCCGGCAAACTGGCAAGCGGCGCGGCGCTTGAATATATCGATCAGCTTAACCATAGTCAGTTGAATTATAAGGCTGCCTTAACGCCATTTACACAGCGCGAGTTGTTTTCGGGTATGGATATGGTGCTGGTAAACGGCAACCATCAGCAGGCAAAGGCACAAATCGTAATAATTGATATCAACAAAAGGGCGTCACTGCAAAGGCGTTTAGATCAATTAAGCAATGTAGAACTGTTCTTATTTGCCGATAACGCAAGCGAGGTACCCGACTTTATACAGGAAGCCTTACCTAACTGGCAGAAGATACAGACACTAAAATTAAATGATGATACCCTGCAGATCATCAATTTCTTCAAAAATAAATTGCAACAAGCCAGGCCAGTGTTAAACGGCTTGGTTCTAGCCGGCGGCAAAAGCGCCCGCATGGGTTACGATAAAGGCGCGGTTAACTGGTATGGTAAAGAGCAGCGTTACCACATGGCCGATCTGTTGAAAAGATATTGTGATGAGGTTTTTATTTCCTGCCGGGATATTGATCAGCAACAGCAAATTGATAAAGGTTATTTAAGTCTGCCGGATACGTTTACTAATCTCGGTCCGTTAGGCGGCATCCTGTCGGCCTTTCGGGAGCATCCCGATAGGGCATGGTTAGTTGTAGCCTGCGACCTGCCTTTGATAAACGAGGATGTATTGCAGCATCTGATCGCTAACCGCAATACAGCTACCATAGCTACCGCTTATAAAAGCGACCAAAACGCCTTCCCGGAACCGTTGATAACTATTTATGAGCCAAAGAGTTATCCAACTTTACTTCAATTTTTGGCACAGGGATATTCCTGCCCGCGTAAAGTACTTATCAATAGTGATATTACGCTGCTGCAACCAGCCCCGCCTGATGCCCTGGCCAATGTGAATACACCTGAAGAACTGGATAGAATAAAACGGATCATTGACCAAAAAATAACCACCACTAATGCATCCTGA
- a CDS encoding XdhC family protein, translated as MANKWLQKLIFEERYLVKELEDIVQAFDAAQNAGRQSALATVVHVEGSSYRRAGARMLITDDGQLTGAISGGCLEGDALRKARLAMARQTPMLVTYDTTDDDDAKFGVGLGCNGIIHILIEPVNVVSPNNPITYFRQFLSERKPVVLITVFALNDKQAAQPGTCALMTEDGKVTGAFPDGIIEDVILTDAADVLKKGNSVTKTYIYASRFTCFIELLQPAVSLVIVGAGNDAIPLTQLAGVLGWQITVIDGRANYVVVDRFPRAHTLIVSRPDQALAKLHLDNRTVFVLMTHNYNYDREMLKQLLPLQLSYIGTLGPKKRLIRMIEELQQDGLDITPHQLNSVYGPAGLDIGSENAEEIALSIIAEIQAVLMRRNGLSLRYKTSARSTQNLQMVQSPLPTDA; from the coding sequence GTGGCTAATAAATGGCTTCAGAAACTTATTTTTGAAGAAAGATACTTAGTGAAGGAATTAGAGGACATAGTACAGGCATTTGATGCCGCGCAAAACGCAGGCAGACAGAGCGCGTTGGCAACGGTAGTGCATGTAGAGGGTTCATCGTACAGGCGTGCCGGTGCGCGTATGCTTATCACCGATGATGGACAGCTTACCGGTGCTATAAGCGGTGGCTGCCTGGAAGGCGATGCGCTACGCAAAGCCCGGCTGGCCATGGCCCGCCAAACACCCATGTTGGTTACGTACGATACTACCGACGATGATGACGCAAAATTTGGTGTCGGGTTAGGCTGTAATGGCATTATTCACATATTGATTGAGCCGGTAAATGTTGTTTCGCCTAATAACCCTATAACCTATTTCAGACAGTTTTTGAGTGAACGAAAACCGGTTGTACTTATCACTGTTTTTGCCCTGAACGATAAACAAGCGGCGCAACCCGGTACCTGCGCCTTAATGACCGAAGATGGAAAAGTAACTGGCGCCTTTCCGGATGGTATAATTGAAGATGTTATTTTAACGGATGCTGCCGATGTGCTAAAAAAGGGCAATTCGGTTACCAAAACTTACATTTACGCAAGCAGGTTCACTTGTTTTATCGAGTTGCTTCAACCGGCTGTATCGCTGGTTATAGTTGGGGCCGGTAACGATGCCATACCACTTACCCAACTGGCCGGCGTTTTAGGCTGGCAAATTACAGTTATAGATGGCCGGGCAAATTATGTTGTGGTAGATCGTTTCCCCAGGGCGCATACCTTAATAGTAAGCAGGCCTGACCAGGCTTTGGCTAAACTTCATTTAGATAATCGCACCGTTTTTGTGCTGATGACCCATAACTACAATTATGATAGGGAGATGCTGAAACAGTTACTGCCACTGCAATTGTCATACATCGGCACGTTAGGCCCCAAAAAGCGCCTTATTCGTATGATAGAAGAACTTCAGCAAGATGGCCTTGATATAACACCTCATCAATTAAATAGCGTTTATGGCCCCGCCGGCTTAGACATAGGGTCGGAAAATGCCGAGGAGATCGCTTTATCTATCATTGCCGAGATTCAAGCAGTTTTAATGAGACGGAACGGGTTGTCATTGCGATACAAAACATCTGCCCGCAGTACTCAAAACCTGCAAATGGTACAGAGCCCGTTACCCACAGATGCTTAA
- a CDS encoding aldose epimerase family protein — protein MRNTLNKPNLALVVAGSLLIIACNQSAKKNTPIMTDSTATTPHLPQASAFEKTINGKQTHLYILKNKNGVEAAVTNYGGRIVSLLVPDKNGKLTDVVLGFENVDGFINSKEPYYGATIGRYGNRIAKGKFKLNGIEYTLATNNGPNTLHGGHPGFQEVVWDAKQTDSATLELSYLAKDMEGGFPGNLNVKVTYQITDDNAMKVSYSATTDKNTVVNLTNHAFFNLNGEGSGTILDHVVQINADNYTPVDSTLIPTGKIEAVAGTPFDFTKPATIGARINTDNVQLKDGKGYDHNFVLSQHDITTPVATVIGDKSGIKMEIFTEEPALQFYSGNFMQAQNVMKGGKKDEFRTSFAMETQHYPDSPNQPTFPSTELKPGQTYKTQSIYKFSVVK, from the coding sequence ATGCGAAATACACTTAATAAACCAAATTTGGCACTCGTGGTAGCAGGCAGTTTACTTATTATCGCCTGCAACCAATCTGCTAAAAAAAATACACCTATCATGACAGACAGTACCGCTACTACACCACATTTACCACAGGCATCAGCGTTCGAAAAAACCATTAATGGCAAACAGACTCATTTATACATCCTAAAAAATAAAAATGGGGTAGAGGCTGCTGTTACCAATTATGGTGGACGCATAGTAAGCCTTTTAGTGCCCGATAAGAATGGCAAGCTGACAGACGTGGTTTTAGGATTCGAGAATGTGGATGGCTTTATCAACTCAAAAGAACCTTATTATGGCGCTACCATAGGCCGTTACGGTAACCGTATAGCGAAAGGCAAGTTTAAATTGAACGGCATAGAATATACTTTAGCCACCAATAATGGCCCTAACACGCTCCACGGCGGCCATCCAGGTTTTCAGGAGGTGGTTTGGGATGCCAAACAGACAGACAGCGCTACCTTAGAGCTAAGTTACCTGGCCAAAGATATGGAGGGCGGTTTCCCGGGCAACCTTAATGTGAAAGTCACTTACCAGATTACCGATGATAACGCCATGAAGGTAAGTTACTCGGCGACTACCGATAAGAACACCGTTGTTAACCTAACCAACCACGCTTTTTTTAACCTGAATGGCGAAGGCAGCGGCACCATACTTGATCATGTGGTACAGATCAATGCAGATAATTATACCCCGGTAGACAGCACGCTTATTCCAACAGGTAAAATAGAGGCCGTTGCCGGTACTCCTTTCGATTTTACAAAGCCTGCTACCATTGGGGCCAGAATCAATACCGATAACGTGCAGTTAAAAGACGGCAAAGGCTACGATCATAATTTTGTATTAAGTCAGCATGATATCACCACGCCGGTTGCCACCGTTATTGGCGACAAAAGCGGTATCAAAATGGAAATTTTTACCGAAGAACCTGCTTTACAGTTTTACAGCGGTAACTTTATGCAGGCACAAAACGTGATGAAGGGTGGTAAAAAGGACGAGTTTCGTACCTCGTTCGCTATGGAAACCCAGCACTATCCTGATTCGCCTAACCAGCCTACATTCCCTTCGACCGAATTAAAACCGGGACAAACGTATAAAACACAATCTATCTATAAGTTTTCGGTAGTCAAATAA
- a CDS encoding family 43 glycosylhydrolase: protein MKRQTSNFLLFILMLLAIPAFSQYKKTFTNPLLPSGADPWVIYQGGYYYYTNSLQNKLVIWKTKNLADLKTARQKTIWTPPANTLYSKEIWAPELHYINHKWYMYFAADDGNNNHHRLYVLENASADPMEGEWTLKGKLSDASDKWAIDGSVFSHKGQLYLIWAGWEGDENGQQDIYIAKMKNPWTVDGNRVKISSPLYEWEKYGDLHDANNPPHVNVNEGPEILKHNNKIFLIYSASGCWTDFYALGMLTASANSNLLDARSWKKSAKPVFRMSAKNSVYAPGHNSFFKSPDGQEDWILYHANSKPGQGCGGYRSPRMQKFTWNKDGSPNFGEPVKEGVALPIPSQRK, encoded by the coding sequence ATGAAGAGACAAACCTCAAACTTTTTGCTATTTATCCTCATGTTGCTTGCTATACCCGCATTTAGCCAGTACAAAAAAACATTTACCAATCCATTGCTTCCGTCCGGCGCAGACCCATGGGTTATATATCAGGGAGGGTATTACTATTACACCAATTCGCTGCAAAATAAGCTGGTAATATGGAAGACCAAAAACTTGGCGGATTTGAAAACCGCCAGGCAAAAAACAATTTGGACACCGCCTGCAAATACCTTATACTCTAAAGAAATTTGGGCGCCCGAATTGCACTACATAAACCATAAGTGGTATATGTATTTTGCTGCAGACGACGGCAACAACAACCATCACCGGTTATATGTATTGGAAAATGCTTCGGCCGACCCTATGGAAGGTGAGTGGACATTAAAGGGCAAACTAAGCGACGCATCAGATAAATGGGCTATAGATGGTTCGGTATTTAGTCACAAAGGTCAGCTTTATTTGATATGGGCCGGATGGGAAGGTGACGAGAACGGGCAACAGGATATTTATATTGCCAAAATGAAAAACCCATGGACGGTTGATGGTAACAGAGTGAAAATATCCAGCCCATTATATGAGTGGGAAAAATACGGAGACCTGCACGACGCCAACAACCCACCGCATGTTAATGTTAACGAGGGCCCCGAGATATTAAAGCACAATAATAAAATTTTCCTGATTTACTCAGCCAGCGGCTGTTGGACAGACTTTTATGCACTGGGTATGCTTACTGCGTCGGCAAACAGCAATTTGCTTGATGCACGTTCCTGGAAGAAATCTGCGAAGCCGGTTTTTAGAATGTCTGCTAAGAATAGCGTATATGCGCCCGGGCACAACTCGTTCTTCAAATCTCCTGATGGGCAGGAAGACTGGATATTGTATCACGCCAATTCAAAACCAGGGCAAGGTTGCGGTGGCTACCGTTCGCCGCGAATGCAAAAGTTTACCTGGAACAAAGACGGCTCGCCAAATTTTGGCGAACCGGTTAAAGAAGGCGTTGCTTTACCTATACCATCACAAAGAAAGTAA
- a CDS encoding HAD-IIA family hydrolase: protein MKRIEDFKSIIDRYEIIFFDAFGVLKTHSGLVPGIERTFDYLLSQKKEYYIVTNDASRSPGQLAQSYHDKGLYTVTADRIISSGMLTKEYLDLKVNDGIVAYLGTDDSAHYLESAGLATLPVRDINSTNIDKVNVLVFMDDEGFDWCDDLNKTVNLLRKRTIPAIVANTDYAYPVSKNDVGIAIGGLAGMIEAIVGKQFIRFGKPDSQMFMFAYDLIRDYRQISKKQIVMVGDTLQTDIIGGNKFGLDTVLVLTGNTQPADADNRIAATGIVPTYICNSAVLGPDVLAF from the coding sequence ATGAAGCGCATTGAAGATTTTAAATCGATAATTGACCGTTACGAAATTATTTTTTTTGATGCGTTTGGTGTTTTAAAAACCCATAGCGGCCTGGTCCCGGGCATAGAGCGGACATTTGATTACCTGCTATCACAAAAAAAAGAATACTACATAGTAACCAACGATGCATCGCGAAGCCCCGGCCAGTTAGCACAATCATATCATGACAAGGGCTTGTATACAGTGACTGCCGACAGGATCATATCCTCGGGCATGCTAACCAAGGAATATCTTGATCTAAAAGTAAACGATGGCATAGTAGCATATCTGGGTACCGACGATTCTGCACATTACCTGGAAAGCGCCGGATTGGCTACCTTGCCGGTACGCGATATCAACAGCACCAATATTGATAAAGTTAATGTGCTGGTTTTTATGGACGATGAAGGCTTCGACTGGTGCGACGACCTGAATAAAACGGTTAACCTGCTGCGTAAACGCACTATACCGGCTATCGTGGCCAACACTGATTACGCCTATCCGGTATCAAAAAATGATGTAGGCATCGCCATCGGGGGCCTTGCCGGCATGATAGAAGCTATAGTAGGCAAACAGTTTATTCGTTTTGGCAAGCCCGATTCGCAGATGTTTATGTTTGCTTACGACCTGATACGCGATTACCGCCAGATAAGCAAAAAACAGATAGTAATGGTCGGCGATACGCTTCAAACCGACATCATCGGAGGTAACAAGTTTGGGCTTGACACGGTATTGGTTTTAACTGGGAATACACAACCCGCCGATGCGGACAACCGCATAGCGGCCACCGGCATAGTGCCCACCTACATTTGTAACAGCGCGGTATTAGGGCCGGATGTTTTGGCGTTTTAA
- the moaC gene encoding cyclic pyranopterin monophosphate synthase MoaC, which translates to MLSHLDSQNNPAMVDVSEKQVTYRTATAQSVMVLPAEVLQHLADGELQSKKGSVFQTAIVAGIMAAKKTGELIPLCHPLGMDNCKITIELSENNEVVIECTATITAKTGIEMEALVGASIAALTVYDMCKAMSHDIVIKETKLIAKTGGKRDFKRS; encoded by the coding sequence ATGCTCAGTCATTTAGATAGCCAAAATAACCCCGCCATGGTGGATGTATCCGAAAAGCAAGTTACATACCGTACGGCCACGGCGCAAAGTGTTATGGTGCTACCTGCCGAAGTTTTACAGCACCTGGCAGATGGCGAACTGCAGAGCAAAAAAGGTTCGGTATTTCAAACGGCTATCGTAGCTGGTATCATGGCCGCCAAAAAAACCGGCGAACTGATACCGCTTTGTCATCCGTTGGGTATGGATAATTGCAAGATAACTATTGAGTTATCTGAAAACAACGAAGTGGTAATTGAGTGCACAGCAACTATTACCGCTAAAACCGGTATTGAGATGGAAGCGCTGGTTGGTGCCTCAATAGCGGCGCTCACGGTATATGATATGTGCAAAGCCATGAGCCACGATATCGTCATTAAAGAAACCAAACTGATAGCAAAAACGGGAGGGAAACGTGACTTTAAACGATCATAA
- a CDS encoding NTP transferase domain-containing protein, with the protein MIAIVILAAGASTRMGSPKQNLVYKGQTLLQHAIANALSVTKTVMVVLGANRGDIEYSIKDQPVNILYSSNWPAGMATSISLAVETLLRDYQTVKSIIFMLCDQPFADKMLLKRLITVARDDTKGIVASAYNGTVGVPALFKQKYFPYLLALKGKEGAKKLLLQHADDVLGVPFPLGSVDIDTVKDWEKLTNTNLS; encoded by the coding sequence ATGATAGCCATTGTTATCCTAGCAGCAGGTGCATCTACACGGATGGGTTCACCAAAACAAAATTTGGTGTATAAAGGTCAAACACTTTTACAACACGCTATAGCTAACGCTTTATCTGTTACCAAAACGGTGATGGTTGTTTTAGGCGCTAATCGCGGGGATATCGAATATTCCATCAAAGATCAGCCGGTTAATATCCTGTATAGCTCCAACTGGCCCGCGGGGATGGCTACATCCATCAGCCTTGCGGTTGAAACATTGCTTCGCGACTACCAGACTGTAAAATCCATAATTTTCATGCTTTGCGATCAGCCGTTTGCTGATAAAATGCTATTAAAACGATTAATCACGGTCGCCCGGGATGATACTAAAGGCATTGTTGCATCAGCATACAACGGTACGGTTGGTGTGCCGGCTTTATTCAAACAAAAGTATTTTCCTTATCTGCTGGCTTTAAAGGGTAAGGAAGGCGCCAAAAAACTTTTGCTGCAACATGCAGATGATGTATTAGGCGTGCCATTCCCGCTGGGGAGTGTTGATATTGATACGGTGAAAGATTGGGAGAAGTTAACCAATACAAACCTGTCTTAA
- a CDS encoding molybdopterin molybdotransferase MoeA, with the protein MITVEEAEQLILDQLNDYGNETVPFELALGRVLAEDIKTDRDLPPFNRVTMDGIAIAYEAIEKGITTFAIKATQAAGDEPVNIDTVYECIEIMTGAALSSTTDTVIRYEDVVISDGMAKVLTIDIKPGQNIHQKGKDKKQDEVVAAANQVITPAIISLAASAGKPMLRVKTMPRVVIISSGDELVDVADTPSDFQIRRSNNYTIKAVLKRYGINADMEHIAEDADITKQQIQNCLQNYDVILLSGGISMGKFDYIPQALEDLQVKKLFHKVSQRPGKPFWFGRHSNGVLVFAFPGNPVATFMCLHRYFLLWLNACLGISGKPPVYAQLTKDVTFTPPLKYFLQVKLNFTKQGIITAEPVEGNGSGDFANLADTDAFMELPMERSVFKAGEAFPVINF; encoded by the coding sequence ATGATAACGGTAGAAGAAGCCGAGCAACTTATACTCGACCAATTAAATGATTATGGTAACGAAACCGTTCCTTTTGAATTGGCTTTAGGCCGTGTACTGGCTGAAGATATAAAAACCGACCGTGATCTGCCGCCATTTAACCGGGTTACTATGGATGGCATCGCGATAGCATATGAGGCAATTGAAAAGGGTATCACCACATTTGCCATAAAAGCTACCCAGGCGGCGGGCGATGAACCTGTTAATATTGATACCGTATACGAGTGTATTGAGATCATGACCGGAGCGGCATTATCATCAACCACTGATACTGTCATTCGATACGAGGATGTTGTTATATCAGATGGTATGGCAAAGGTTTTAACCATCGATATAAAACCGGGGCAAAACATCCATCAAAAAGGAAAAGATAAGAAGCAGGATGAAGTGGTTGCTGCCGCAAACCAGGTAATAACGCCCGCTATTATAAGTTTGGCTGCATCAGCAGGCAAGCCCATGTTACGCGTTAAAACTATGCCGAGGGTGGTGATCATATCATCGGGGGATGAGCTTGTAGATGTTGCCGATACGCCGTCTGATTTTCAGATCAGACGATCAAATAACTATACTATTAAAGCTGTTTTAAAGCGATATGGCATAAATGCAGATATGGAGCATATTGCAGAGGACGCTGATATCACCAAACAACAGATACAAAACTGCCTGCAAAATTACGATGTAATACTGCTAAGTGGTGGCATAAGCATGGGTAAGTTCGACTACATACCGCAGGCATTAGAAGATCTGCAGGTAAAAAAACTGTTTCATAAAGTATCGCAGCGCCCCGGCAAACCGTTTTGGTTTGGCAGGCATAGCAATGGCGTGTTGGTGTTCGCATTCCCCGGCAATCCGGTGGCAACGTTTATGTGCCTGCACCGTTATTTTTTGCTGTGGCTGAACGCTTGTCTTGGTATATCAGGAAAACCTCCTGTGTATGCGCAGCTAACTAAAGACGTAACTTTTACGCCGCCGCTAAAATACTTTTTGCAGGTAAAACTTAACTTTACAAAACAAGGGATAATAACTGCTGAACCTGTAGAAGGCAACGGCTCGGGTGATTTTGCTAACTTAGCTGATACCGACGCTTTTATGGAACTGCCCATGGAACGCAGTGTGTTTAAGGCAGGAGAGGCTTTCCCGGTAATAAATTTTTAA
- the moaA gene encoding GTP 3',8-cyclase MoaA, translating to MLLDNHGRKINYLRLAVTDRCNLRCFYCMPAEGLDWLSRTELMSYEEMLHICTLMVKMGIEKVRITGGEPFVRKDIMQLLKALSKLDGLKELTLTTNGVLTAPYVEELKQIGVRSVNLSLDTLDANRFFAITRRDEFAAVMETMEQLLKHDIDVKINTVVMAGKNTQDIIPLVELTRQLPVSARFIEEMPFNGEGHSYSGIVWDYVSIFEEIRQAFPDIQKTPDPQYSTSYNYQIPGHKGSVGVIAAYSRTFCGTCNRIRITPQGILKNCLYDDGVLNIKDLMRLGVKDAELEETLRRTFNTREKDGWQAEQKRLENPNFHESMATIGG from the coding sequence TTGCTTTTAGATAACCACGGACGAAAAATAAACTACCTGCGGCTGGCTGTTACCGACCGCTGTAACCTGCGTTGCTTCTATTGCATGCCTGCAGAAGGCTTAGACTGGCTGTCGCGAACAGAGTTGATGAGCTACGAAGAAATGCTGCACATATGTACTTTGATGGTTAAAATGGGCATCGAAAAGGTACGTATAACTGGTGGCGAGCCATTTGTGCGCAAGGATATTATGCAGCTGCTTAAAGCCCTATCAAAACTGGATGGTTTAAAAGAACTCACCCTTACCACCAACGGCGTTTTAACCGCGCCCTACGTAGAAGAATTAAAACAGATAGGCGTGCGCTCCGTAAACCTGAGTCTGGATACATTGGATGCTAACCGCTTTTTTGCCATTACCCGCCGTGATGAGTTTGCCGCGGTAATGGAAACCATGGAGCAACTGTTAAAGCACGATATAGATGTAAAGATAAACACCGTGGTAATGGCCGGTAAAAACACGCAGGATATCATTCCATTGGTGGAGTTAACCAGACAATTGCCGGTGAGTGCGCGCTTTATTGAAGAAATGCCATTTAACGGCGAGGGACATAGCTATAGCGGCATTGTGTGGGATTATGTAAGCATCTTCGAGGAGATTCGCCAGGCTTTTCCTGACATCCAAAAAACGCCTGACCCACAATACTCAACTTCCTATAATTATCAAATACCCGGGCATAAGGGTAGCGTAGGTGTCATCGCCGCATATTCACGTACCTTTTGCGGCACCTGTAACCGCATACGGATAACGCCGCAGGGTATTTTAAAAAATTGCCTTTATGATGATGGCGTATTAAATATTAAAGATTTGATGCGCCTGGGTGTAAAGGACGCAGAACTGGAAGAAACCTTACGCCGCACATTTAATACCCGCGAAAAGGACGGCTGGCAAGCCGAGCAAAAGCGGTTAGAAAACCCTAACTTTCACGAATCTATGGCCACCATTGGCGGTTAA
- a CDS encoding glutamine synthetase family protein: MNPEQAITYLRENNVNKVKFAFADIDGILRGKVISTQKFIDGLQHGYGFCDVVFGWDSGDATYDNVNLTGWHSGYPDRQCYVDLSTFRTVPWEADIPFFLADFTGPKGDTVAACPRSLLKQIAGECTDMGYHAAFTQEFEWFNFKETPQTLQQKSFTNLEPLSPGMFGYSILRTSQNNAFYYDLFNLLTQFNIPIEGLHTETGPGVYEAAITHSGVLDAADKAVLFKAAVKDIAARHGITASFMAKWNQNLPGCGGHIHQSLWSSDQSDNLFYDNGDVGKMSETFKQYLAGQLYCLPHLLPMYAPTVNSYKRLVEGAWAPTTITWGIDNRTTAMRVINSSKSSTRLETRIPGSDTNAYLAIAAALASGLYGIKNKLKLHITATTGNGYQDKSNGVLHTGLYDAAVAMQNSNIANELFGEGFVQHFTNTRIWEHRQYAKSVSDWELKRYFESI; encoded by the coding sequence ATGAATCCCGAACAGGCTATAACTTATTTAAGAGAAAATAATGTCAACAAAGTAAAGTTCGCATTTGCTGATATCGATGGTATACTGCGGGGTAAAGTTATCAGCACCCAAAAGTTTATAGATGGCTTACAGCATGGCTACGGTTTTTGTGATGTTGTTTTTGGATGGGACAGCGGCGATGCAACTTATGACAATGTTAACCTTACCGGCTGGCATAGCGGTTATCCGGATAGGCAGTGTTATGTAGATCTTAGTACTTTCCGTACAGTTCCGTGGGAAGCGGATATCCCTTTTTTTCTGGCTGATTTCACCGGTCCTAAAGGCGATACTGTCGCAGCTTGTCCGCGTAGCTTGCTGAAACAAATTGCAGGTGAATGCACAGATATGGGTTACCATGCCGCTTTTACGCAGGAGTTTGAATGGTTCAATTTTAAAGAAACGCCGCAAACGTTACAGCAAAAAAGCTTTACCAATCTTGAGCCTTTATCGCCGGGTATGTTTGGTTATTCCATATTGCGCACTTCGCAAAACAATGCGTTTTATTACGATCTTTTTAATTTATTGACTCAATTTAATATACCGATAGAAGGCCTGCATACCGAAACCGGACCCGGGGTTTACGAAGCCGCTATAACCCACTCCGGCGTTTTAGATGCAGCTGATAAAGCTGTTTTATTTAAGGCGGCAGTTAAAGATATAGCTGCCAGGCATGGCATAACCGCGTCGTTCATGGCCAAATGGAACCAGAACCTGCCTGGCTGCGGAGGTCACATCCACCAAAGCTTATGGAGTAGTGACCAGTCCGATAATTTATTCTATGACAATGGTGATGTCGGCAAAATGAGCGAAACCTTTAAACAATACCTTGCAGGCCAGTTATATTGTTTGCCGCATTTGCTACCTATGTATGCGCCAACAGTTAATAGTTATAAACGCCTGGTAGAAGGTGCATGGGCTCCAACCACTATAACCTGGGGTATAGATAACCGCACAACAGCCATGCGTGTTATCAACTCGTCAAAATCGTCCACCCGTTTAGAAACCCGCATCCCCGGTTCCGATACGAATGCCTATCTGGCTATAGCCGCTGCGTTGGCGTCAGGCTTATACGGTATTAAAAACAAATTAAAGCTGCATATAACTGCAACTACAGGTAACGGCTATCAGGATAAAAGCAATGGCGTTCTGCACACCGGTTTGTACGATGCAGCTGTTGCCATGCAAAATTCTAATATTGCCAACGAACTTTTTGGAGAGGGTTTTGTACAGCACTTTACCAACACCCGCATATGGGAGCATCGCCAATATGCCAAAAGCGTTAGCGATTGGGAGTTGAAGAGGTATTTTGAAAGTATATAA